The following proteins are encoded in a genomic region of Actinomadura sp. NAK00032:
- a CDS encoding MMPL family transporter, producing MLLSRKRRLLTWAVLLTWIVVTVLAAPLAGRLSDVVQAKSSAELPRGAQSTEVDELVSRFPGGELAPGVIAYVRPAGLTPADRAKAEADRRALAPLAAGPIGRPVPSADGEALMLTVPLPDDDALTDRAERLRDRAFSNAPPGLDVRLAGPAGATLDIGDAFEKVDKPVLIATVALVAVVLLLTYRSPVLWLLPIVNAAIALQVTGAVVYLLGEHAGLYVADGTSTILNALVFGVSTDYALLLLARYREELRRHPDRHDAMRAALRRAAAPIAASAATVSLGLLCLLAARMGFNYALGPIGAIGVAGGLLVVMSLLPALLVVLGRWVFWPRIPRYGDAPSGRGAWDRAGHRIAARPRLVWVGGLAVLGALAAACLGISTGLDRAHFLTSTPSSAIGEKLLAQHYPGGQGRPLQVITERPDAVTAALRDASGVARVGAPQASSDGRLTRFDVVLTAAPDSAAAKRTVRDLRAAVPDALFGASTAAEIDLADAQAHDRKVVIPLVLAVVLLVLIVLLRALVAPLLVVATVVASYFAALGASWLLFRYAFGFPALDIQVALMGFLFMVALGVDYNLFLVSRIREEAGRAGHRAGVLRGLGVTGGVISSAGLVLAATFGVLGAMPVTMMVQIGVLVSLGVLLDTFFVRSVIVPALALDTGPRFWWPARSTPAAKPHDRPKEPAHP from the coding sequence ATGCTGCTCTCGCGCAAACGGCGGCTGCTCACATGGGCGGTCCTGCTGACCTGGATCGTGGTCACGGTCCTGGCGGCGCCCCTCGCCGGCCGCCTCTCGGACGTCGTCCAGGCGAAGTCGTCGGCCGAACTGCCGCGCGGCGCCCAGTCGACGGAGGTCGACGAACTCGTGTCCCGCTTCCCCGGCGGCGAACTCGCGCCGGGCGTCATCGCCTACGTGCGGCCGGCGGGCCTCACCCCGGCCGACCGCGCGAAGGCCGAGGCCGACCGGCGCGCCCTCGCCCCGCTGGCCGCCGGGCCGATCGGGCGGCCCGTCCCGTCCGCCGACGGCGAGGCGCTGATGCTCACCGTGCCGCTGCCGGACGACGACGCGCTCACCGACCGGGCCGAGCGGCTCCGCGACCGGGCCTTCTCGAACGCCCCGCCCGGCCTGGACGTGCGGCTGGCCGGCCCGGCGGGCGCCACCCTCGACATCGGGGACGCCTTCGAGAAGGTCGACAAGCCCGTCCTGATCGCCACGGTCGCGCTGGTCGCCGTCGTGCTGCTGCTCACCTACCGCAGCCCGGTCCTGTGGCTGCTGCCGATCGTCAACGCGGCGATCGCCCTCCAGGTGACGGGCGCCGTCGTCTACCTGCTCGGCGAGCACGCCGGCCTCTACGTCGCCGACGGGACGTCCACGATCCTGAACGCGCTCGTGTTCGGCGTCTCGACCGACTACGCGCTGCTCCTGCTCGCCCGCTACCGCGAGGAGCTCCGCCGCCACCCCGACCGGCACGACGCGATGCGGGCCGCGCTGCGCCGCGCCGCCGCGCCCATCGCCGCGTCCGCCGCGACCGTCTCGCTCGGCCTGCTCTGCCTGCTCGCCGCCCGCATGGGCTTCAACTACGCGCTCGGCCCGATCGGCGCCATCGGCGTCGCCGGCGGCCTGTTGGTCGTCATGTCGCTGCTGCCCGCGCTCCTCGTGGTCCTCGGCCGCTGGGTGTTCTGGCCGCGCATCCCCCGCTACGGCGACGCCCCGTCCGGCCGCGGTGCCTGGGACCGCGCCGGCCACCGCATCGCGGCCCGCCCCCGCCTCGTCTGGGTGGGCGGCCTGGCCGTCCTCGGCGCGCTGGCCGCCGCCTGCCTCGGCATCAGCACCGGCTTGGACCGCGCCCACTTCCTCACGAGCACGCCCAGCTCCGCCATCGGCGAGAAGCTGCTCGCCCAGCACTACCCCGGCGGCCAGGGCCGCCCCCTCCAGGTGATCACCGAGCGGCCGGACGCCGTCACCGCCGCGCTCCGCGACGCCTCCGGCGTGGCCCGCGTGGGAGCGCCGCAGGCCTCCTCGGACGGCCGCCTGACCCGCTTCGACGTCGTCCTCACCGCGGCGCCCGACAGCGCGGCGGCGAAGCGGACCGTCCGGGACCTCCGCGCGGCCGTCCCCGACGCGCTGTTCGGCGCGAGCACCGCCGCCGAGATCGACCTGGCCGACGCCCAGGCCCACGACCGCAAGGTGGTGATCCCGCTCGTCCTGGCCGTCGTGCTGCTGGTCCTCATCGTCCTGCTCCGCGCGCTGGTCGCCCCGCTCCTGGTGGTCGCGACCGTCGTCGCGTCCTACTTCGCCGCCCTCGGCGCCTCCTGGCTGCTGTTCAGATACGCGTTCGGCTTCCCCGCCCTCGACATCCAGGTCGCGCTCATGGGCTTCCTGTTCATGGTCGCCCTGGGCGTGGACTACAACCTGTTCCTCGTCTCCCGCATCCGCGAGGAGGCGGGCCGCGCCGGCCACCGCGCCGGCGTCCTGCGCGGCCTCGGCGTCACCGGCGGCGTCATCTCCAGCGCCGGACTCGTCCTCGCCGCCACGTTCGGCGTCCTCGGCGCCATGCCGGTCACGATGATGGTGCAGATCGGCGTCCTGGTCTCCCTCGGCGTCCTCCTGGACACCTTCTTCGTCCGCTCGGTCATCGTCCCCGCCCTGGCCCTGGACACGGGCCCCCGCTTCTGGTGGCCCGCCCGCAGCACCCCAGCCGCGAAACCACACGACCGACCAAAGGAACCAGCCCACCCCTGA
- a CDS encoding phosphatase PAP2 family protein, with protein MRAEAAVRGHAGLYALPAAVMVLVTVDVLLDGPLRRLDWTVHEFCDAHVRGGLLTAVHLVTKLGQRGDLVVVIVPLAVIASVRTRSPRCLLVSVVIVGGLSLLQTGLKAAIPRTYPFSGTDVLFAHGNAYPSGHTLNAFVLIWLILELLVIAFPSVRLPAHRRRGIALAAGCVTAAALTVADEHWLTDVLFSLALGPVLLSLLIRWRPLTREGGRRRSR; from the coding sequence GTGAGGGCGGAGGCGGCGGTGCGCGGGCATGCCGGGCTGTACGCGCTCCCCGCCGCGGTCATGGTGCTGGTCACCGTGGACGTGCTCCTCGACGGCCCGCTCAGGCGGCTCGACTGGACCGTCCACGAGTTCTGCGACGCGCACGTGCGGGGCGGGCTGCTCACGGCCGTCCACCTGGTCACCAAGCTCGGCCAGCGCGGCGACCTGGTCGTGGTCATCGTTCCGCTGGCCGTCATCGCCTCCGTCCGGACGCGCTCGCCCCGCTGCCTCCTGGTGAGCGTGGTGATCGTCGGCGGGCTGTCGCTGCTGCAGACCGGCCTGAAGGCGGCGATCCCGCGGACCTATCCCTTCAGCGGCACCGACGTCCTGTTCGCCCACGGGAACGCCTATCCGTCCGGCCACACCCTCAACGCGTTCGTGCTCATCTGGCTCATCCTGGAGCTGCTGGTGATCGCGTTCCCGTCCGTCCGGCTGCCCGCGCACCGCCGCCGCGGCATCGCGCTGGCGGCGGGCTGCGTCACGGCCGCGGCGCTGACGGTGGCGGACGAGCACTGGCTCACCGACGTCCTGTTCAGCCTCGCCCTGGGCCCGGTTCTGCTGTCGCTGCTGATCCGGTGGCGCCCCCTCACCCGCGAGGGCGGACGCCGGCGAAGCCGCTGA